In the Ammospiza caudacuta isolate bAmmCau1 chromosome 4, bAmmCau1.pri, whole genome shotgun sequence genome, ATCTCCATGTTTTACGCAGACCAGTAGTAACTTCACAAAATAGGCTGGGGAAGTAGATAATGAGCTGTCAGAAGTTGATCTAACTTGAAACCAGATTGGGCCCATGACACTGGATTTACCTTCTGACCTGACAGAAAGCCTGGGAAAATAGTTAATGCCTAAACTGATCAACTATCAGTTAATGCCTAAACTGTCTCCCATAAGATAGAGCTCAGTTCAAGAACAGGACTTTGTCCTGTCCTCTCCTATAGTACTTACAAGGCAACCCCAAGCAGgaagaatgatgcatctgactccactGTATCAGAAGGCtaaataattactttattatactataacTATTTTATACTGCATTACACTAACAAGAACTATACTAAACTCAAGAACTCGTGACTGTCTGATGACCAGTCAACACAGCTTGGACCTGCTAGGCTAATTAACATAAACAATGTCCACCACAATCCAATCAAGCAATCACCTTCAGGTAAATCATCTTccaacacattccacatgttcaaAAACACAGGAGGAGCAAATGAGACAAGAATTGTTTTGGTCATTCatctctctgcctctctctgttTAGAGGGCATGTGAATACCACATTCTCCACTCACACAAACCTAACAGAAAAGTGTGTGTCTCTGGGAAACAGCTGCAGGAGTGCTGTAGAGCTCACAGCAGGAGAACCACTAATTAAACATCCCTGTCCATCAGCCTCAAGCATCTGCTAGCACAGAGTTTAACAAAAATTAACCCTCTCAGCCCTGTCACTTGCAAGTAGCACTTACTATCAATTGCTGCAGTCCTGTCGGGGAGGGTTGTTGCCTTTGAGGGTGCAGAGGACCAAGATTTGGAGAAGGGTCAGAATGTAAATAACCTGAAGAAGATGAAAGTTTAGATTTGCTCAAAAGAGGGCAGACTGtttaaaaagcagctttcaTGCGAGTGACTCTCTCCCCACCTTTGCAGAGTCCCCCTGAAGGCTCGGGAGAACATCTCGGACCCCTTGTCCCCACTCAGGACCACTTTTGTCTACCGCCTGAGTGAACTGTAAGTAGTTTTAGTTCCTAACTTCACTTGCCAAGATTTAACCCTCAGCAGCTCTAAAAGATGTCAGAGGGCCAGATGTTCCCCTGGAATACCTACAAATGGCACAGCACTCTCCTGGCTCTACATGCAGATGAGCAAGAAAGATTGGGGGTTCAGCAGGGGCATATTTTCACCTATCTCCTCACACTTGTTCaattttccatctcttccagATGCAAAAATTGTGAACCCATAGAAATTGATCTGGGCGGGGCCATCCACCAGGCCCAGCAGGGCAACTCCTGTGAAGAACCTCAGACATGCTACACCTATGACAGGAATGAGTGCTACagctcccctgtgcccctgctgtACCACGGGGAGGTGAtgcaggtgccagcagctctgacCCCAGACTCCTGCTTCGCCCAGTAGCTCAGccctctgctgtgccagagcctcagAGCACCCCTGTTCCTATCCCTAATGTATGTAGAGCACCACAGCACCTGGATGGCAGCACCCCAAATGCTAGCCCCTGCAGTAACTCAACTTGTCTCTTCCCATTTCCAACCTCAGCCTCGTGCCATCTCccaagagcagctcctggctttCAGTCTCCCTGGCATGCTGCAATGCCATGCTGTGTCTCACACCACACAGACCAGACCCCCAGCAGATACAAGGCATTCCCCTGAAGTCAAGGGAATTACACTGATTTACAGCTCTGGGGAAGCTGTCCTTTTCAGGCTCCTGCGTGCCTCCCCCAGACATCAGCAGGAATGTCTGTGCCCTTCCCTCCTTGAGCAATCTGAAGTGACCTTCACACAAGGCCTTTGATGACATTAGCAGCATTTATGCCCTTAGAAGACAGTTGTAAAACCATAGTTGAGAGAAAAGATGAGGGACCCTTCTAGCACTTGGACATCTGCAAGCTTCCAGTTCTCCCAGATTCAGAGAAGATCAAAAGATGCAGCTACCCTGAAGTGTTTTGCAAAGTTGCCAAgccctcagctgtgccaggaatACTCAACTCTTCTGGGAGATGTTGGGCATTTTACTTTCCCCACTGCTTTACTGTTACTGCTGCCTTCTTCCACCCCTGCTCCTGGTTCAAgtggtgaaaggaaaaaaaatcaagtaggctcaaatttatttactttttccttCATCATCTTGCATTTAAATCCTCAAAAAATTCTATAAACGCAACACAAATTGCTAGAGCAGGACCCTCATCCAGGGTTCAGAATTGGAGTGATGAAACAGCAAAACCTTATCCCCACAACTGTAGGTTTGTTAGTCAAACATTcaataaactttttttctgcAATCAAGCTGTGTGTTGTATTCAATTCAATAAGAAGGCATAAAAGGAAGCCAAACCTATAATaatattcttttctctttcacaaTTAATCAAACTCTCCCTAAATAACTATTTATATTTACAGGCAAAGTCTCCCAAAATACCAGAATAGAAATATTTCCATGCACTTGTAGAACCTCTGACAGATTGAGGCTGAACTGGTTTATCATTTTACGATCAGATCTGCATCACTGAGCTGCTTTGATTCCCAATCAGTGCAGGATCTGAGTCTCAAAATCCAAACATCACCTAAATTAACTCTTGAAAGTGCAATTCACAGATCAGAAGTTTTCACCACTCCTGAATAGAGTACTTTTAAGACAGGTAATCTGGAGGATATTCATTCATGTGCAAGGTGTCTGtcctaaagaaataaaatcatgtGGGGCCAAATTTTGAAGAGCAAAGATATAAAGAAGGATTGACACAAATTATTCTGATGTTATATCACAGTTATGAAAAACAAACTTGCAAAAACACCATTTCCCCCTCTCCTTCATGCAAAAATAAGCCAATCCAAAGAAACACCAGGAGCAAAGGGCCTCTTGGCAGCCTAAGTATTGCAGTGGGTATGTATAACCCACCAAAATATGTCTCaaagacattttcattttcaaaaccaTTCCCCAGTCTCAGAATGCTGTGATGTTACAAGCTATTAGATCACAGCTATGAAGGAACATCTCAGAGGGAGAaattaaaggtcttttccatgCCACCTCTTTACTCCTCCTAAGACATGAAAAGACATTAAAAGGTTTTAATTCAAAACTAATAGTTTGGGGGTACTCAAGCAATGCTTAGGAAACCAGTCTGTCTTTTCAAACAAACCTCTGCTATTCAGTTACTGCTATACACGTGCTGGGTTCGACCTTTGAATAATGATGTGCAACAATTCCTCccctcagagaaagaaacatttttgctGCAGGCAAAGAGATGCCACAGCAAGCAAAGGTGAGGCTGAAAAGCCTCTGCTTCCACACAAATACCTCACATCAGGACCATCACACCATCAGCTGGACTGTTCTTCTCCCCCTGGAGCTGCAAGTGACTGCGTTTCTCAAGCCATTACAGGAACATCCATCCCCCTGTTCCCTTGAACAGAACAACACAGCTCCTATGTCTCAAATCTGCAAATAATTTATGAGCCATGACCCAGAAATAAAGATTTCTGTTGGACTTAgagatttgattttttaaaatttcgagcttttttttaagga is a window encoding:
- the JCHAIN gene encoding immunoglobulin J chain gives rise to the protein MKSTWSLCVALAVSLGIILVAGYPVGPSDEEYVLVNNKCQCVTVTSKFVPSQENPQEEVLERNIRIIVPLKARENISDPLSPLRTTFVYRLSELCKNCEPIEIDLGGAIHQAQQGNSCEEPQTCYTYDRNECYSSPVPLLYHGEVMQVPAALTPDSCFAQ